The Meles meles chromosome 12, mMelMel3.1 paternal haplotype, whole genome shotgun sequence genome includes a window with the following:
- the LOC123954121 gene encoding coiled-coil-helix-coiled-coil-helix domain-containing protein 2-like — translation MSAQAQPAPPRVPFSRAAEAAGVSAKSRTSGSGAAPPGTMPRGSRSRTSRMAPSASRAPQMRAAPAAQPPAAAPPSAVGSPAAAPRQPGLMAQMATTAAGVAVGSAVRHTIGHAITGGFGGGSSAAPSRPGITYQEPPGAQPAYQQPQQQFGPCHYEMKQFLECAQNQGDLKLCEGFSKVLKQCRFANGLA, via the coding sequence atgtcagCGCAGGCCCAGCCCGCCCCCCCCCGTGTTCCGTTCTCCCGCGCCGCCGAAGCCGCTGGGGTCTCCGCCAAGTCTCGGACGTCTGGAAGCGGGGCCGCTCCGCCAGGAACCATGCCGCGTGGAAGCCGGAGCCGCACCTCCCGCATGGCCCCTTCTGCCAGCCGGGCCCCTCAGATGAGAGCTGCGCCTGCAGCTCAGCCACCAGCAGCGGCTCCCCCATCTGCTGTTGGCTCACCTGCTGCTGCACCCCGGCAGCCGGGTCTCATGGCCCAGATGGCAACCACTGCAGCTGGTGTGGCTGTGGGCTCTGCTGTCCGGCACACGATAGGTCATGCCATCACTGGGGGCTTCGGTGGAGGAAGTAGCGCCGCGCCTTCAAGGCCTGGCATCACTTACCAGGAGCCTCCGGGAGCCCAGCCAGCGTACCAGCAGCCACAGCAGCAGTTTGGCCCATGTCACTATGAGATGAAACAGTTTCTGGAGTGTGCCCAGAACCAGGGTGACCTTAAGCTTTGTGAAGGTTTCAGCAAGGTGCTGAAACAGTGCAGATTTGCAAATGGATTAGCCTAA